The following proteins are encoded in a genomic region of Lachnospiraceae bacterium KM106-2:
- a CDS encoding ferredoxin — MTVIYFTATGNSLYVAKNIGGNLLSIPQILKKEERKIQDDVIGLIFPVYGLCVPPYIKEFLGKVTLQSDYIFSILTYGFYEGATGKELLEIGRKNGIQFSYINEIKMVENYLPAYEMEREKKKRTKQEIDSCIEKIKQDIMEKRHWILKEGPFASFMTKCHEKWYHYHVGEGVTKDYQIADVCSGCGICTKVCPMGNIHIKSGKPVFKEQCMSCLACIQNCPKQAIHLTKEKSEVRFRNEDISLVEVIESNNTLN; from the coding sequence ATGACAGTAATTTATTTTACAGCAACGGGGAATAGTCTTTATGTAGCAAAGAATATAGGAGGCAACTTATTATCAATTCCACAAATATTAAAAAAGGAAGAAAGAAAGATTCAAGATGATGTGATCGGGCTTATCTTTCCGGTCTATGGACTATGTGTTCCACCATATATTAAAGAATTTTTAGGTAAGGTGACCTTGCAGAGTGATTATATTTTTTCTATCCTGACATATGGATTCTATGAAGGGGCCACTGGAAAAGAGCTATTGGAGATCGGAAGGAAAAATGGCATTCAGTTCTCTTATATTAATGAAATTAAGATGGTAGAAAATTATTTGCCAGCCTATGAGATGGAACGAGAAAAGAAAAAGAGAACGAAGCAGGAAATTGATTCGTGTATTGAAAAAATTAAGCAAGACATTATGGAAAAGAGACATTGGATCTTAAAGGAGGGCCCTTTTGCATCCTTTATGACAAAATGCCATGAAAAATGGTATCACTATCATGTTGGAGAAGGGGTAACGAAGGATTATCAGATTGCAGATGTTTGTTCAGGATGCGGAATTTGTACGAAAGTCTGTCCGATGGGAAATATTCATATCAAGAGTGGAAAGCCTGTGTTTAAAGAACAGTGTATGAGTTGTCTTGCCTGCATTCAAAATTGTCCGAAGCAGGCAATTCATTTGACGAAAGAGAAGAGTGAAGTAAGATTTCGAAATGAAGATATCTCATTAGTTGAGGTGATAGAAAGTAACAATACTTTGAATTAA
- a CDS encoding carboxynorspermidine dehydrogenase, putative, whose protein sequence is MGKALIIGCGGVANVAIHKCCQNSEVFEEIMIASRTKSKCDALKSKLEPTTKTKIHTAKVNADDVDQLISLIKAFQPDAVLNLALPYQDLSIMDACLATKTNYIDTANYEPVDTAKFEYSWQWAYRERFQAAGITALLGSGFDPGVTSVFSAYALKHHFDEINYIDILDCNAGDHGYPFATNFNPEINIREVSANGSYWEDGHWVITKPMEIKRVYDFPEIGEKEMYLLHHEEIESLALTMPGIKRIRFFMTFGQSYLNHLKCLEDVGMTSIEPIDFEGKKIVPLQFLKAVLPDPASLGKRTVGKTNIGCIFQGKKDGKEKTYYLYNVCDHQSCYREVQSQAVSYTTGVPAMIGTMMLLTKTWNKKGVFNIEEFDPDPFMDALNRWGLPWKESFSPDLVD, encoded by the coding sequence ATGGGAAAAGCTCTTATTATCGGATGTGGCGGCGTTGCCAACGTTGCCATCCACAAATGTTGCCAGAATAGCGAGGTATTTGAAGAGATTATGATTGCTTCACGTACCAAGAGTAAATGCGATGCACTAAAATCAAAATTAGAACCTACGACAAAGACTAAGATTCACACTGCAAAAGTAAATGCAGATGATGTGGATCAATTAATCTCTCTAATCAAAGCATTTCAGCCTGATGCTGTTCTAAATCTAGCACTACCTTATCAGGATTTATCGATCATGGATGCTTGTCTTGCCACGAAGACTAATTACATAGATACTGCCAATTATGAACCCGTTGATACTGCCAAATTTGAATATAGCTGGCAATGGGCTTATCGGGAGCGCTTTCAAGCCGCAGGTATTACCGCCTTACTCGGCAGTGGGTTCGATCCAGGTGTGACCTCGGTCTTTAGTGCCTATGCTCTCAAACATCACTTTGATGAGATTAACTATATTGATATTCTTGATTGTAATGCCGGCGATCATGGCTATCCATTTGCAACCAACTTTAATCCTGAGATCAATATCAGAGAAGTATCCGCCAACGGAAGTTACTGGGAAGATGGGCACTGGGTCATAACTAAACCTATGGAGATCAAGCGTGTTTACGACTTTCCTGAGATCGGCGAGAAAGAGATGTACCTTCTCCACCATGAGGAGATTGAATCTTTAGCACTTACCATGCCTGGTATTAAACGCATTCGGTTCTTTATGACCTTTGGGCAAAGCTATCTCAATCATCTGAAATGTCTTGAAGATGTTGGTATGACCTCGATTGAGCCAATTGATTTCGAAGGAAAGAAGATCGTTCCTCTTCAGTTCCTAAAAGCAGTTCTTCCTGATCCTGCTTCTCTTGGCAAAAGGACCGTGGGTAAAACGAACATCGGCTGCATCTTTCAAGGAAAAAAAGATGGAAAAGAAAAGACATATTACCTCTACAACGTATGTGATCATCAATCTTGCTATCGAGAAGTTCAATCCCAGGCAGTCTCTTATACTACTGGTGTTCCAGCCATGATCGGTACCATGATGTTACTGACAAAAACTTGGAATAAGAAAGGTGTCTTTAACATCGAAGAGTTTGATCCCGATCCTTTTATGGATGCACTGAATCGTTGGGGGCTTCCTTGGAAGGAGAGCTTTTCTCCTGATCTGGTGGATTAG
- a CDS encoding xanthine/uracil/thiamine/ascorbate permease family protein: MLEKYFKLSEHNTTVKTEVVAGITTFMTMAYILIVNPTILSAAGMDQGAVFTATALSAVIATLLMGLYAKLPFAQAPGMGLNAYFAFTVVLKMGYSFEFALTAVLLEGIIFILLTAFNVREAIVDSIPIGIKNAISVGIGLFIALLGLEGAGIVIHPSDDSTIVALGNVTSGAALLAVIGLVITGILLVRNVKGALFIGMLLTAVVGIPMGIVELPKSIISLPPSLAPTLLKFEFSNIFTIDMVIVLFTLLFMDMFDTIGTLVGVATKAKMLDKDGKVPNVKKALFADAIGTTVGACLGTSTVSTFVESASGVAEGGRTGLTAVTTAGMFFISLFFAPVFAVITPAITASVLILVGLFMIEPIRNIHLDDYSESIPAFLTIIMMPFAYSISDGIVFGVISYIILKLVAGKRKEVTLPTVIVGIIFLLKFIVH; encoded by the coding sequence ATGCTAGAGAAATATTTTAAACTTAGCGAACACAACACTACAGTGAAGACAGAAGTCGTTGCAGGTATTACGACATTTATGACAATGGCGTATATTTTAATTGTAAATCCAACAATTTTATCTGCAGCTGGGATGGATCAAGGTGCTGTGTTTACCGCAACAGCTTTATCAGCGGTTATCGCCACATTATTAATGGGCTTATATGCAAAATTACCTTTTGCACAAGCGCCAGGAATGGGACTTAACGCATATTTTGCATTTACCGTAGTTTTAAAAATGGGATATTCATTTGAATTCGCATTAACAGCCGTTTTATTAGAAGGTATCATTTTTATTTTACTTACTGCATTTAATGTACGTGAGGCAATTGTTGATTCAATTCCAATCGGTATTAAAAATGCAATCTCTGTTGGTATCGGTTTATTTATCGCCTTACTTGGACTTGAAGGAGCCGGAATCGTAATACATCCAAGTGATGATTCTACGATCGTTGCATTAGGTAATGTTACTTCAGGAGCAGCATTATTAGCAGTAATCGGTCTTGTTATCACAGGCATTTTATTAGTTCGTAATGTCAAAGGTGCACTCTTTATCGGAATGCTTTTAACAGCAGTGGTTGGTATCCCTATGGGGATCGTGGAACTTCCAAAGAGTATTATCAGTTTACCGCCATCATTGGCACCGACATTATTAAAATTTGAATTTTCAAATATTTTTACAATAGATATGGTAATCGTTTTATTTACATTATTATTTATGGATATGTTTGATACGATCGGAACACTTGTTGGTGTTGCGACAAAAGCGAAGATGTTAGATAAGGATGGCAAAGTGCCAAATGTAAAAAAAGCATTATTTGCAGATGCGATCGGTACAACGGTAGGTGCTTGCCTTGGTACTAGTACAGTAAGTACATTTGTTGAAAGTGCTTCTGGTGTTGCAGAAGGCGGAAGAACCGGACTTACAGCAGTAACGACAGCAGGTATGTTCTTTATCTCCTTATTCTTTGCGCCAGTATTTGCAGTAATTACACCAGCAATTACAGCTTCTGTATTGATCTTAGTTGGTTTATTCATGATAGAACCGATCCGTAATATCCATTTAGACGATTATTCAGAATCAATCCCTGCTTTCTTAACAATTATTATGATGCCATTTGCTTATTCAATTTCCGATGGTATCGTATTTGGTGTTATCTCCTACATCATCTTAAAATTAGTAGCAGGAAAAAGAAAAGAAGTTACACTTCCAACAGTTATTGTGGGAATCATCTTCTTATTGAAATTTATCGTTCATTAG
- a CDS encoding conserved protein has product MIEKGVVRAVSKIYRFRDYIMIGAEYRDPQLHKHLASHIMISLGEMMKWRVGNDEVMCRGIVIGPDVEHTGSMSKEGAIVLLFPGCGEYSRCLEERVLQGRAYLTLRDEAAIEAANIYKEALPGMNERILSLCGLDSIESPVYEERVRCVLDHIESIKTIPHSIMEDLAEISCLSKSRLSHLFKEQTGMTLHSYLAFQKLQKTHRYYREGMSLTDACLLAGFDSSSHCSSTCKRMFGISMTEVYKTIATK; this is encoded by the coding sequence ATGATTGAAAAAGGAGTGGTACGAGCGGTGTCAAAGATATATCGATTTAGAGATTATATCATGATAGGTGCAGAGTATCGGGATCCACAGTTACATAAACATTTGGCAAGTCACATAATGATCTCATTAGGTGAAATGATGAAATGGAGAGTTGGTAATGATGAGGTGATGTGTCGAGGTATTGTAATTGGTCCTGATGTGGAGCATACGGGAAGTATGTCAAAAGAAGGTGCGATCGTACTTTTATTCCCAGGTTGTGGCGAATACTCCAGATGTCTAGAAGAGAGGGTATTGCAAGGAAGAGCCTATTTAACATTGCGAGATGAAGCGGCAATAGAGGCAGCCAATATATATAAAGAGGCATTGCCTGGTATGAATGAGCGTATCTTATCCCTATGTGGGCTAGATTCTATAGAGTCTCCTGTTTATGAAGAACGAGTAAGATGTGTACTCGATCATATAGAGAGCATAAAAACAATACCTCATTCTATCATGGAGGACTTAGCAGAAATTAGCTGCTTGTCTAAAAGCCGACTATCACATTTGTTTAAGGAACAGACAGGAATGACATTACATAGTTATCTGGCATTCCAGAAATTACAAAAAACACATCGCTATTATAGAGAAGGGATGAGCCTTACGGATGCCTGTCTACTTGCGGGATTCGATAGTTCCTCTCATTGTTCTTCAACCTGTAAGCGAATGTTTGGAATTTCTATGACAGAGGTATATAAAACAATAGCGACTAAATGA
- a CDS encoding biotin synthesis protein BioC: protein MTIELEKFYGKFCEDKRLTRRHGQVEYITSMKYIHEYLEKMDHPKVLDVGAGTGRYSVVLANEGYDVTAIELVKYNLGILKSKKSSAKAMQGTALDLSRFEENTFDLTLVFGPMYHLFGAEDKVKALTEAKRVTKPGGVILVAYLMNEYSILTHGFIKNNIKESIANNKVTDDFHVNTQPEDLYDYVRISDIDEFNAAAGLERIKIISADGPANFMRPILHSMDEETFQLFVKYHLSTCERPDLMGACAHTLDILRKN from the coding sequence ATGACAATAGAATTAGAAAAATTTTATGGGAAGTTTTGTGAAGATAAGAGATTGACCAGAAGACACGGACAGGTAGAATATATTACGTCTATGAAATATATTCATGAGTATTTGGAGAAGATGGATCATCCAAAGGTGTTGGATGTTGGAGCAGGAACAGGAAGATATTCGGTTGTACTTGCAAATGAAGGTTATGATGTGACCGCTATCGAGTTAGTGAAATATAATCTTGGTATTTTAAAGTCTAAGAAGAGCTCTGCAAAGGCAATGCAAGGGACTGCTTTAGATCTCTCTCGTTTTGAAGAGAATACCTTTGATCTTACATTGGTATTTGGACCGATGTATCATCTCTTTGGAGCTGAAGATAAAGTAAAAGCGCTTACAGAGGCGAAACGTGTTACTAAACCAGGTGGAGTTATCTTAGTCGCTTATTTGATGAATGAATATAGTATCTTGACGCATGGATTTATTAAAAATAATATTAAAGAAAGTATCGCTAACAATAAAGTGACAGATGACTTTCACGTGAATACGCAGCCAGAGGATCTTTATGATTATGTTCGAATCTCTGATATTGATGAATTCAATGCGGCAGCCGGATTAGAACGAATTAAAATAATTTCAGCAGATGGACCGGCCAATTTTATGCGTCCGATTCTGCATTCTATGGATGAAGAAACATTTCAGTTGTTTGTGAAGTATCATTTATCTACGTGCGAGAGACCGGATTTAATGGGAGCTTGTGCGCATACGTTAGATATCCTTCGTAAAAATTAA
- a CDS encoding carboxynorspermidine decarboxylase, putative: protein MDKYTKNLPTPCYVVDEELVEHNLMILKSIMDASGCKILLAQKAFSMFSMYPLLSKVLCGTTASGLYEARLGKEEFEGEVHVFSPAYKKEDMSELLSYCDHIIFNSISQYEKFAPQAKASGKQCGLRLNPQYSTGNHGIYDPCRSGSRLGVTLKNFNINRLSGIDGFHIHTLCEQNSDDLERTMIATEEKFGAYFHLVKWLNLGGGHHITRSDYDIPRLLRIIKHLQDTYQVKIYLEPGEAVVLNSGFLVTKVLDIVDNDIMTAILDTSAACHMPDVLEMPYRPEVLGAKDPSSSTNPYVYRLAGPTCLSGDIIGDYSFPAPLKIGSTIIFCDMALYSMVKNNTFNGMPLPAIAIHRKTGENEIIKTFGYQDFKMRLS from the coding sequence ATGGATAAATACACCAAGAATCTACCAACCCCTTGCTATGTTGTAGACGAGGAACTAGTTGAGCATAATCTGATGATATTAAAATCCATCATGGATGCATCTGGATGCAAAATTCTTCTAGCGCAAAAAGCATTTTCCATGTTCTCCATGTATCCCCTGTTATCCAAAGTCTTATGTGGAACAACTGCCAGCGGCCTCTATGAGGCAAGGCTTGGAAAAGAAGAATTCGAAGGAGAAGTTCACGTCTTCTCCCCTGCTTATAAAAAAGAAGACATGTCAGAGCTATTATCCTACTGTGACCACATTATCTTTAACTCTATTTCACAATATGAGAAATTCGCTCCACAAGCAAAGGCATCTGGGAAGCAATGCGGCCTACGACTAAATCCTCAATACTCTACTGGAAATCATGGTATCTACGATCCATGCAGAAGTGGATCTCGATTAGGTGTCACCCTTAAGAACTTTAATATAAACCGACTTTCTGGAATTGATGGCTTTCACATCCATACATTATGCGAACAGAATTCTGATGATCTCGAACGGACTATGATTGCCACAGAAGAGAAATTCGGTGCCTACTTTCATCTGGTTAAATGGCTTAATCTAGGCGGCGGTCACCACATTACCCGAAGTGATTATGACATTCCAAGACTCCTTCGCATCATCAAACATTTACAAGATACCTATCAAGTAAAAATCTACTTAGAACCTGGTGAAGCGGTAGTTCTAAATAGTGGTTTTTTAGTAACTAAAGTGCTAGACATTGTTGATAATGACATTATGACCGCCATCCTAGATACCTCTGCCGCCTGTCACATGCCCGATGTACTAGAAATGCCATACCGACCAGAAGTACTTGGAGCCAAAGACCCCAGCAGTTCCACAAATCCATATGTCTATCGACTTGCTGGTCCCACTTGCCTGTCTGGTGATATTATTGGAGACTACTCTTTTCCTGCTCCCCTAAAGATAGGATCAACCATTATCTTCTGCGATATGGCTCTATATTCCATGGTAAAAAATAATACCTTTAATGGAATGCCACTTCCGGCTATTGCGATCCATCGTAAAACAGGCGAAAATGAAATCATTAAAACATTTGGATATCAAGATTTTAAAATGAGACTATCTTAA